In the Carettochelys insculpta isolate YL-2023 chromosome 6, ASM3395843v1, whole genome shotgun sequence genome, GTAAAAAGGACGAGGAGGTGACAAAAGGACAAATGGAAATACATAGGAGAGAAAATAACTAATATTTCCACTTCAGCCCAGCCTTCCATTGCAgaaacagaggggaaactgatcagcttgtGCAAACCTGTTGCTTGCCTGATGCAAACAGCAGATAAAGAAGTTGTAGGGGCGGTTTTCAAAACACCAGTCCCGTTTCAGTCCGCGCGCCCCGCTTCCCCGTCACCCTCTCCGCCGAAGAAGCGAACCCAACCCTGCCTGGCCCGCCGAGCCATCTGTTACCTTCCCAACGGCAAGGGAGGGGAGCCCAAACACAAcgcgccccggcgccgcagcgcGCCCCGCGCAcaccccggagggggcggcggcggggggggggttgttttcctCGCTAGCCGGTCGCCTGGCGGGGtccagcccccccgcacccctgcgCGCAAGGCGAGCGCCGCGGCGGCACCGGGTCCCCGCTCGCTGGGCGAAGGGAGGAGATCGGGGGGCACCGCGCACAGACGTGCAAGTGGCGCGAGGACACCGCCCCGGGCCCCGCGCGGCCCGCCCTTTGCAGCCATTGCGGCGGGGGTGGGCGAGCGGGACAGCTCAGGCCTGGGGGAGTGGTGCTGAGGGCCCCGCGGCGGCCCACGAGACGGAAGGCGGCGGTGGCGGGAAACGGGCtcggggcatggggagggggaagggctgggcagagccgcAGCTCCGGGAGCTCGAGCCCTTCGCAAAGTTCACTGCGAGCGGAGCGCTGGGGGGGCATGACGTCACCGCCCATTGCATAACTCGCGGcgcggccctgcccccgcccgctGATCCGCACCAACTGCGCAcgcgggggggagggagaaggacgACTTTGCAAAACTTTCCTCCGAGCGCCCCGCGCCCGCTCCCGACGGTCTttgctccgccccgcccccctcccgaAAGTGTTCTCGGGCCGGGCCGGGGTGAGTCAATGCCCCTGTCAATCATCTGACCCCGCCCCTCCGCGCCCGGCTGTCAATGGGCCGCGAGCCCCGCCCCGGGCCGGCCACTCGTCTTGCAAACTTTATAAATCGCTTTCGGGCGGCGCGGCGGGGGAAGCGAGCGACCGGGCGGGCGGGTGGCGGAGCGGGCTGGGCTCGGCTGGGCTGTGCCTTACTCACCGCGCTGGGTCCCGTGCGCTGGGCTGCTGCTGCGCTGCTGCCCCCCGGCCATCGCCCGACATGTCCACGGCGCTCGTCTCTCCCACCATCTTCGACCTGAGCGAAGTTCTGTGCAAGGTAAATGGGCGCGCCCGGCCGCGGCGGTGGAACTGCTCCTGCCGGGCTCGGAGCCGCTTCCCCCTTGGACCGGCGCCTGGCCGGGGATCGGCCCTTCCGCAGCTGGGTTTACCCTTCGCCCGCCCTGGGGTTGCTGTCCTTTGAGCTGCTCTGCCGCCGCCCAAGGGGGGCGGGCGGGGCCTCGTCCCGTTGTGTCCTTCCACCCCCCAGCGCCAGGGGCGATGCTTCCCAGGCGCTGATCGCTGCCCGGGGCGGGTTTCATGGACTCAGTGCAACCCCGAGAGCGGTGCGCTCTTGCACGCAGAGTGGCGAGGTCCGCGCGCCTGGGCGTGTGTCAGGGCAGCCCTGGCGGACAGGCGAGGCGTTGGGGGAGAAAGAGCTTGGAAAGTTGTTGGCCTTCGGAGCTGTCGCGCGGCCGCTTTTCATTGCGTATTAAAGTTTTAGGCTGCCGCGAGCCGCCTGCTCTCGCTGCTGCGATTGCCCACGTTGGCCGCCTGCACCTTCCCTTTGGCTGCAAAGGCGCTGAGGTTCCTTTAACAACCTTGGCAGGCCAGCGTGCTTCAGGGCCCCGGCTGCTTGCGGTCGCTCGGCGCTCttgcttttcttctctctcccacTCCTTCCGACCAGCTTTGCTCCCACCGCCCTGGAGCTGTCCTTTGTCTCGCAAAACTCTTTCTAAAGACACTTGTTCTTAGATCGTAGTGGGGCTGGTTTAAGGAGAGGTACAAAAGCAAAGCTTCTCTCTCCTCCGCAAGCTAATGGCCAAGAAAGAACTTTCCTCCTTCTCCTGAAGTTTTTTCCATGTTGTGAAATGCTCAGTGTGCAGCGATCCCAAATAGAAAGTCTAGTCTGACTCGGGTTTGTCTGTATCTTAAAAGTTGATAATGAAGCTGCACTATGAAACCAGAGCAAGGGGTGTCATTTGAGTGTGAACAAGAgctgtcttttttgtttgtttttcaagccCTTTAATCCGGGCAAATAAGGACCTgtctaaaaaaaaaacactctgctTTTTTCAAAGTGAGTGTGACTGTAGCAGACGTGTTTAACTTCTCTCCCCAAAAGGGGAGTTTTAATGTTTAAAATAGTCTGCAGATGAACTAACTGGTTCCTGATCCCTTCCAGACTTTCCTTGCTGCCCAAAGGCTAATTGCAAAGGAATCTTCTTGCGGTTAGGGGTGAAGACTGGCCTGGATCAGATGAAATGCTGTTGCagtgctggaggagccacagaaTGAGATTAATTTAGATCAGTAATTAGTGTATTTTCAGAAAAATCTTATGCACCCACCAGTTTGTCTCGCATACGCCCTGGTTCTGAAGCAGGACTGTCCCAGATAATGTTTCTGCACTCTTCTGGAGTGCAGAAAATCTGCAATTCTAAAGAGTTTTGACAATAGTCTCTGAAATTAGAGAGGTCTGTGGACAGAATTTGAATGAAGAGAGGTGACCGGAAATACTGGTTCTTGAGCCTGGATGGGGCCCTGAGGCTGCTGTGGGTTTGCGGGGGGGAGTAGAGTGGGCAGTTGCTTGCGGTAGAGGAGGATTGTGTACTTTTGGAAGGAAGAAGAGGGTATGGCTCTTGCAGGCAGCACTAGGTGTGGGTAGGTGGGGCACCTAAGTTCTTGCCTAGGGCCAGGGAGGTTACAGGTATTGCAGGGTTACTGTGTGGATAGGTGGAGCACCTGGTCATTGCCTGTGGCAATGGGTGCCATGTAACTGAAGGATTTGCTGCACTAGAAGATGGGATATTTGAAGCATGGCTATTTTGCAAAGATGGGGCTGGTGAAAATAGAAGCTTGGGGCTGGATGCAGTTAACCTTTTTGAGGATGAGCCTCACTGAGCAGGCTGGGTAACtgtctctcttgctttctctccaCAGAGTAACAAGATGTTGAACTACAGTCCTTCAGGTGTTGGAGGATGTCTGTTGGATAGGAAGGCAGTGGGCACCCCAGCtggtgggggtttccccagaagGCACTCAGTCACCTTGCCCAACTCCAAGTTTCACCAGAACCAGCTCCTGAGCAGCCTCAAGGGAGAGCCGGCCCCTGTGCTGGGTCCCAGAGAAAGCCGTTTTCGGGACCGCTCCTTCTCCGAAGGTGGCGAGCGCCTGCTTCAGCAGAAGCAGCCCGGGGGACAAATCAACTCGAGCCGCTACAAGACTGAGCTGTGCCGCCCCTTCGAGGAGAACGGTGCCTGCAAATACGGTGACAAGTGCCAGTTTGCCCACGGTATCCATGAGCTGCGGAGCCTGACCCGCCACCCCAAGTACAAGACGGAGCTGTGTCGCACTTTCCACACCATCGGCTTCTGCCCTTACGGGCCTCGCTGTCACTTCATCCACAATGCCGAGGAGCGCCGGGCTGTGGCCGGGGGCCGGGACCCCACCATTGCCGACAGACCCCGCCTCCAACACAGCTTCAGCTTTGCTGGCTTCCCCAGCGCTGCTGCCAATGGGCTGCTGGACAGCCCCACCTCAGTCACCCCGCCACCCATCCTGAGTGCTGACGACCTTCTGGGCTCGCCTACCCTGCCAGATTGTGCCAACAACCCCTTCACCTTCTCCAGCCAGGAGCTGGCCAATCTCTTTGCCCCCAGCTTAGGGGTGCAGGTGTCCAGTGGAGGTTCACCCACTGCTTTCCTCTTCAGGCACATGTCTGAGTCCCCCAATATGTTTGACTCACCCCCAAGTCCTCAGGACTCCCTCTCTGACCAGGAAGGTTAcctgagcagctccagcagccacagtGGCTCAGATTCACCCATCCTGGATAACTCAAGACGTCTTCCCATCTTCAGCAGACTCTCCATCTCTGATGACTAAACTGGGGGTTTTCTCTTGCCCTCTTCCCACCTCTATTACAATGTTAAGCTGACCCCCCCGACCCTTCTGAACGCCCTCCCACATTAAGGTTAGATGTTAACATAGaggctgtccacttgtctgtagctgACTCACTGGCTTAAGCCTTAAGTGCCAAATTACAATAAAAAGCAATAACCGTTTACAAAATTAGTGCCTTTGAACATTTTCACTGTGACTGTATTACCTCTCTGGCTGCAGAGGGCACCAGCAGCCTCCTTTAACTCTGTGCACTTCCAGATGTGCAGGGACTATCTAGAACCAACTGCTCCCTCCACTGGCCACAGTAATGCATTGTTCCTTCTCCCCTActttcccattggccagtttctgctACACTTATGGCATGTGGACAGCTGTTAACATCCAATCCTTTTCCCTTTAAAGACTAATCTTGCCTGGATCTGCTCAGGTCTGCAGGAAGAAAAAGCTGAGACTGGACTAAGATTGTAACATGAGTGGGACTTGTGactgggggaaaaagccagatgGACTTTGAAAGACTTGATTTTGGTGCTAAAAGTTCCCCATATGTTCATGTGACATCtttacaaacaataaataaaaatagaggGGGTGGGCTAATGGAATTcattccacacacacaagttcCGTGTATTCCAAGTTCCagtagacatagctttaatggTTTTGCTCTAGAGTACATTAGATCTATCTTAGAGCACTCACGCCgagctttttattattttttttctgggttTTTAATTTTGTATAACTTCAGAAATTGGAGAGCAAATTTTGCTTGTCACTGCACAACAATATAAAAAAGCTTATTTAACTTATCAAAACGTATTTATTGCCGAAACCTATGCTTTTTGTTAATTTTGTTCATATTTATCGGGATGATGAATCCATAGAATATATTCTTTTATGTTTAAATTATGATCTTCCATATTAATCTTAAGATTgtgaagtgtctttttttttcctttcccctcctccccacagtttAATATATTATACTACAATGACATTTTTTGTAACTTTACACTttttggttattttattttaaaaaaatgaaaaattaatttaaaaaatgcaaaaactgtgtttggattatttattttagAATTTCCCCCCTTTTTTGTTGGACTGCAAATTGAGTTAATGTGCTTCTTTgcctttcttctccctccttcttcccctcctttcctcccccaggTCAGACACACCTGGGCTTTAGAATGTATGTGTGTAAAGTCTGTTGTGAGACAGTATGGAAGGAAGACATTTTACTTCCTCTTTTGTTGATCGCTTCTTAAAGGAGACAAAAGCCTTCGGCTTAAAGTGCCTATTTGAAGACATTCCAAATGCCGTTTGTCTTTGCCTTTTCTGTATTCCAAGTTTGGAGTTTTCCTTGTTTAGGTGAACAGGACTGgcacaaagaaaacaatgaatgtaattttttcccccatgttaCTGTTCACTACATTGCTTTTTTCCCTCTTTGTgagtttatttaaaagaaaatctcttTTGTAACGACTGTTTGCAGTTTAAATCAATAAACCCCAAGTTTTTTCAAGAAACTGACAGTGAAATTGGTTTTT is a window encoding:
- the ZFP36L1 gene encoding mRNA decay activator protein ZFP36L1, yielding MSTALVSPTIFDLSEVLCKSNKMLNYSPSGVGGCLLDRKAVGTPAGGGFPRRHSVTLPNSKFHQNQLLSSLKGEPAPVLGPRESRFRDRSFSEGGERLLQQKQPGGQINSSRYKTELCRPFEENGACKYGDKCQFAHGIHELRSLTRHPKYKTELCRTFHTIGFCPYGPRCHFIHNAEERRAVAGGRDPTIADRPRLQHSFSFAGFPSAAANGLLDSPTSVTPPPILSADDLLGSPTLPDCANNPFTFSSQELANLFAPSLGVQVSSGGSPTAFLFRHMSESPNMFDSPPSPQDSLSDQEGYLSSSSSHSGSDSPILDNSRRLPIFSRLSISDD